From Aristaeella lactis, the proteins below share one genomic window:
- a CDS encoding histidine phosphatase family protein — translation MRWILIRHGKTRGNLEGRYIGCRSDENLCAEGIEELKQGTYPAAGKVYTSPMRRCLETAELLYPGIPAEEVPDFRECDFGEFEGKNYAELNGRKDYQAWIDSGGELPFPGGESRAEFAARCLEAFETIRKKAPQEDCALVVHGGTVMAIMEQYAMPRKPFYDYQVPNGCGFILEEDGTWTQIRR, via the coding sequence ATGAGGTGGATCCTGATCCGGCACGGAAAGACCCGGGGCAACCTGGAAGGCCGGTACATCGGCTGCCGCAGTGATGAGAACCTGTGCGCTGAAGGCATTGAAGAACTGAAACAGGGTACTTATCCGGCGGCGGGGAAGGTATATACCAGCCCGATGCGCCGCTGCCTGGAAACAGCGGAACTGCTGTATCCGGGAATTCCCGCGGAGGAGGTTCCTGATTTCAGGGAATGTGATTTCGGCGAATTCGAAGGGAAAAACTACGCGGAACTGAACGGACGCAAAGACTACCAGGCGTGGATCGATTCCGGCGGTGAACTGCCTTTTCCGGGCGGGGAAAGCCGGGCAGAGTTTGCTGCCCGCTGCCTGGAAGCGTTTGAGACAATACGAAAAAAAGCGCCGCAGGAAGACTGCGCGCTTGTTGTACACGGCGGTACGGTGATGGCGATTATGGAACAGTATGCGATGCCGCGTAAACCGTTTTATGATTACCAGGTTCCGAACGGCTGCGGATTCATCCTGGAAGAGGACGGAACCTGGACACAGATCCGGCGGTGA
- a CDS encoding ABC transporter ATP-binding protein gives MLQGEHITVRYGSFTVVDDLSFHLKEGQWLMLAGPNGAGKSTLIEAIAQGAPHSGTIRWKGEDIRGLKASSLARKIGVLAQKNNVGYAYTVEEVVGLGRYAYKSGLFSGRDDDGKAAVEKALEMTGLSDLRHASMLTLSGGETQRVFLAQVFAQDPQVLILDEPANHLDLKYQQHIFSLIRDWLKEPGRAVLSVVHDLSLARKYGTHAILLDHGKTISRGLIDDVMTPENLKQVYGMDVYAWMKDMLSQWEK, from the coding sequence ATGCTGCAGGGAGAACATATCACAGTCCGTTACGGCAGCTTCACCGTTGTCGATGACCTTTCCTTTCACCTGAAGGAAGGCCAGTGGCTTATGCTGGCCGGACCGAACGGTGCAGGCAAATCCACCCTGATCGAAGCAATTGCCCAGGGTGCTCCCCACTCAGGAACCATCCGGTGGAAGGGCGAGGATATCCGTGGTCTGAAAGCATCCTCGCTTGCGCGGAAGATCGGCGTCCTGGCGCAAAAAAACAATGTGGGTTATGCCTACACCGTTGAGGAAGTTGTCGGGCTGGGCCGCTATGCCTACAAGTCCGGCCTGTTTTCCGGCCGGGATGATGATGGAAAAGCTGCCGTGGAAAAAGCGCTGGAAATGACCGGCCTGTCCGATCTGCGGCATGCCAGCATGCTGACCCTTTCCGGCGGCGAAACGCAGCGCGTCTTCCTGGCCCAGGTCTTTGCCCAGGATCCGCAGGTGCTGATCCTCGATGAACCGGCCAATCACCTGGATCTGAAGTACCAGCAGCACATCTTTTCCCTGATCCGGGACTGGCTGAAAGAGCCCGGACGGGCCGTCCTGTCCGTTGTCCACGACCTGAGCCTTGCCAGGAAATACGGCACCCACGCCATCCTGCTGGACCACGGTAAAACCATTTCCCGGGGACTCATCGATGACGTCATGACGCCGGAAAACCTGAAGCAGGTTTACGGTATGGATGTCTACGCCTGGATGAAGGATATGCTGTCCCAGTGGGAAAAATAA
- the cbiB gene encoding adenosylcobinamide-phosphate synthase CbiB, whose protein sequence is MRFGIAALIAGFILDLLLGDPEWLYHPVRLIGGLISRLEKRLRARGGNLRRSAVILTVTTLLVTMAVTAGILVLLQLLGRIPLFIGMALLDWMGIAVTCMAKEARGVGKALEKGLPEARKQIARIVGRDTQNLSGEEIIKATVETVAENTTDGVISPLFWALLGGPVLLWGFKAANTLDSMVGYMDEKYRDIGWSSAKLDDILNYIPARLTALLMILAAFLTGMDGPNAFRIVRRDHANHKSPNCAWSEAAAAGAMHIQLGGTHEYFGKPVEKPTIGDADRPAEREDIRRANRLLYVTSGLMILIIAAAGVLL, encoded by the coding sequence ATGCGTTTCGGAATAGCCGCGCTGATCGCCGGGTTTATCCTGGACCTGTTGCTGGGTGATCCGGAATGGCTTTATCATCCGGTGCGGCTGATCGGCGGACTGATCTCCCGGCTGGAAAAACGGCTGCGTGCCCGGGGCGGAAACCTGCGCCGGAGCGCGGTGATCCTGACGGTTACCACTTTGCTTGTGACCATGGCCGTTACGGCAGGAATCCTTGTCCTGCTGCAGCTGCTGGGCAGAATTCCGCTGTTTATCGGAATGGCGCTGCTGGACTGGATGGGAATCGCCGTGACCTGCATGGCCAAAGAAGCCCGGGGTGTCGGCAAGGCGCTGGAGAAGGGTCTGCCCGAGGCACGGAAACAGATAGCCCGCATTGTGGGAAGGGATACCCAGAACCTCAGCGGGGAAGAAATTATCAAAGCCACGGTGGAAACGGTTGCCGAGAACACAACGGACGGGGTGATTTCCCCGCTGTTCTGGGCACTGCTTGGCGGACCGGTCCTCCTGTGGGGATTCAAGGCGGCCAACACGCTGGACTCCATGGTGGGCTACATGGATGAGAAGTACCGGGATATCGGCTGGAGCAGCGCGAAACTGGATGACATACTGAACTATATTCCGGCACGGCTGACGGCACTGCTGATGATCCTGGCGGCGTTTCTGACGGGAATGGACGGCCCAAACGCGTTCCGGATCGTGCGCCGGGACCACGCGAACCATAAAAGTCCGAACTGCGCCTGGAGTGAGGCGGCAGCGGCGGGAGCCATGCATATCCAGCTGGGCGGGACGCATGAATACTTCGGGAAACCGGTGGAAAAACCGACCATCGGTGACGCGGATCGGCCCGCGGAGCGGGAGGATATCCGCCGGGCAAACCGGCTTCTGTATGTGACAAGCGGCCTGATGATACTGATCATCGCTGCCGCGGGAGTTTTGCTGTAA
- a CDS encoding bifunctional adenosylcobinamide kinase/adenosylcobinamide-phosphate guanylyltransferase gives MIVLVTGGSGCGKSTWAEKLMDNLQYDRRFYIATMQVYDEESRQRVARHRAQRADKNFVTIECEKDLDSVKIPEGSAVLLEDLVNLTANEMFDNGDVSRIIPAIRRLAARCSWLVMVTNDLFSDGEEYSLSVKEYLRCLAEINRQAAEMADCAVEVVYSVPVALKGELPCV, from the coding sequence ATGATCGTACTGGTAACAGGCGGCAGCGGCTGCGGCAAGTCCACCTGGGCGGAGAAGCTGATGGATAACCTGCAGTATGACCGGCGCTTCTATATCGCCACCATGCAGGTGTATGACGAGGAATCCCGGCAGCGGGTTGCCCGGCACCGGGCCCAGCGGGCGGATAAAAACTTTGTAACCATAGAATGTGAAAAAGACCTGGACAGCGTGAAGATTCCGGAGGGGAGTGCTGTTCTGCTGGAAGACCTGGTAAACCTGACTGCCAATGAGATGTTTGACAATGGGGACGTTTCACGGATCATTCCGGCGATCCGGCGTCTGGCGGCCCGGTGCAGCTGGCTGGTGATGGTGACCAATGACCTGTTTTCCGACGGGGAGGAGTATTCCCTCTCTGTGAAGGAATACCTACGCTGCCTGGCGGAGATCAACCGGCAGGCGGCTGAGATGGCTGACTGCGCCGTGGAAGTTGTGTATTCTGTTCCGGTTGCGCTGAAAGGAGAACTGCCATGCGTTTGA
- the cobT gene encoding nicotinate-nucleotide--dimethylbenzimidazole phosphoribosyltransferase, protein MNAQEQARRRWDSIAKPLHSLGRLEDLVVQIAGITQTADVRIDKRCALVFCGDHGVVKEGVSQAGSEVTALVARSIAEGTGNINLMADAARADVFAVDMGMLTEVEGTVNRRVGAGTADIAEGPAMTREQAEQALQAGMEMIRDLRDKGYQIAVIGEMGIGNTTAASVVASVLLDMPAEQVTGRGAGLSDAGLKRKIEVIRQAVRVNHPDASDPTDVLAKLGGFEIAGMAGAFLGGYQYHIPVVTDGMIPSVAALAAVRICPEAVSAILPGHVSKEPVDQIIMKELNMEPVIDARMALGEGTGGILLLPLLDMALRVYHGPHTFDGLGMEPYTPQGGKQ, encoded by the coding sequence ATGAATGCACAGGAACAGGCCCGCAGGCGCTGGGACAGCATCGCGAAGCCGCTTCATTCCCTTGGCCGGCTGGAGGACCTGGTGGTTCAGATTGCCGGGATCACGCAGACCGCGGACGTGCGGATCGACAAGCGGTGCGCGCTTGTTTTCTGCGGTGACCACGGCGTTGTTAAGGAAGGGGTCAGCCAGGCCGGAAGCGAAGTGACGGCGCTGGTAGCCCGCAGCATCGCGGAGGGAACGGGCAACATCAACCTGATGGCTGACGCGGCCCGGGCCGATGTGTTCGCGGTCGATATGGGCATGCTCACCGAAGTGGAAGGGACCGTCAACCGGCGGGTCGGTGCCGGAACGGCTGACATCGCGGAAGGCCCCGCCATGACGCGGGAACAGGCGGAGCAGGCACTGCAGGCCGGCATGGAGATGATACGGGACCTGCGGGACAAGGGGTACCAAATCGCGGTCATCGGGGAAATGGGCATCGGCAACACGACAGCGGCCAGCGTGGTGGCTTCCGTGCTGCTGGACATGCCCGCGGAGCAGGTGACCGGACGGGGTGCCGGCCTTTCGGACGCCGGGCTGAAAAGAAAGATCGAAGTGATCCGGCAGGCGGTCCGGGTCAATCATCCGGACGCGTCAGATCCGACGGATGTGCTGGCGAAACTGGGCGGCTTTGAGATCGCCGGGATGGCAGGCGCTTTCCTGGGCGGATATCAGTATCATATACCCGTTGTGACAGACGGGATGATCCCCTCTGTGGCGGCACTCGCGGCTGTCCGGATTTGCCCGGAGGCGGTATCCGCCATCCTGCCGGGACACGTGAGCAAAGAACCCGTGGATCAGATCATCATGAAGGAACTGAATATGGAACCGGTGATCGATGCCCGGATGGCGCTGGGAGAGGGAACCGGCGGCATACTGCTGCTGCCCCTGCTGGATATGGCGCTGCGGGTTTATCACGGCCCCCATACCTTTGATGGACTGGGCATGGAACCCTATACGCCCCAGGGAGGAAAGCAATGA
- a CDS encoding cysteine-rich small domain-containing protein has translation MEEKRDASRFFQNRECRFFPCHKGVAEEEFNCLFCYCPLYTLGRKCGGNYTYTDKGIKSCKDCTFPHIADNYERLTGRFREIAEVVRRMDEAEG, from the coding sequence ATGGAAGAGAAAAGGGATGCCAGCCGGTTTTTCCAGAACCGGGAATGCAGGTTTTTCCCGTGCCACAAGGGTGTGGCGGAAGAGGAGTTCAACTGCCTGTTCTGCTACTGCCCCCTGTATACGCTCGGAAGGAAATGCGGCGGAAACTATACCTATACGGATAAAGGGATCAAAAGCTGCAAGGACTGCACTTTCCCGCATATCGCGGATAATTATGAAAGACTGACCGGCCGCTTCCGGGAGATCGCGGAGGTGGTCCGGCGGATGGATGAGGCAGAAGGATGA
- a CDS encoding cobyric acid synthase: MRGKCLMIQGTASSVGKSVLCAAFLRILRQDGLKAAPFKAQNMSLNSFATKDGLEMGRAQVTQAQAAGMEPDVRMNPVLLKPTSDRRSQVIIEGKAVASMTAMEYHQYKPELRKRIKAIYESLENEVDCVVIEGAGSPAEINLREGDIVNMSMAEAADAPVILVGDIDLGGVFASLYGTVMLLTEEERARVKGVIINKFRGDVKILEPGLRMLEERIHIPVLGVVPWMDVELDDEDSVTERLRKQSGRGDIDVAVVRLRHISNFTDFQSLALQPGARVRYAENAEDLEKADLIILPGTKNTIEDLIDLRNRKMDAAIIRHARHGGMVMGICGGYQMLGNVLRDPGHSESQVPEAAGLGLLDMEVEFEKEKRTVQATATVECGTCWPEKLNGTRVDGYEIHTGRNSYGPEAYPWLRIGGEIDGVMNAQGNVLGTYLHGLFDDGRLFAAIADRIRELRGDAGKEQQPVSMEEFRESEFDRIAAIVRESVDMEAVYRIIHGEDVSCVSE, from the coding sequence ATGCGCGGTAAATGCCTGATGATCCAGGGGACAGCTTCCTCTGTCGGCAAAAGCGTGCTTTGTGCCGCTTTCCTGCGCATCCTGCGCCAGGACGGCCTGAAGGCCGCACCTTTCAAGGCGCAGAACATGTCCCTTAATTCCTTCGCGACCAAAGACGGCCTGGAGATGGGCCGGGCACAGGTCACCCAGGCGCAGGCGGCCGGTATGGAGCCGGATGTCCGGATGAATCCGGTGCTGCTGAAGCCTACCAGCGACCGGCGCAGCCAGGTGATCATTGAAGGAAAGGCTGTCGCCAGCATGACGGCGATGGAATACCACCAGTACAAACCGGAACTGCGGAAACGGATCAAAGCCATCTACGAATCACTGGAAAACGAAGTGGACTGCGTTGTGATCGAGGGTGCGGGCAGCCCCGCGGAGATCAACCTGCGGGAAGGGGACATTGTGAATATGTCCATGGCGGAAGCCGCTGACGCGCCGGTCATCCTTGTGGGGGATATTGACCTTGGCGGTGTCTTTGCTTCCCTTTACGGCACGGTGATGCTGCTGACCGAAGAGGAACGGGCCCGGGTGAAGGGCGTGATTATCAACAAGTTCCGGGGGGACGTGAAGATCCTGGAACCGGGGCTGCGCATGCTGGAAGAGCGTATTCACATTCCTGTACTGGGCGTGGTGCCCTGGATGGATGTGGAGCTGGATGACGAGGACAGCGTTACGGAACGCCTCCGGAAGCAGAGTGGCCGGGGAGATATAGACGTGGCGGTGGTCCGGCTTCGCCATATCTCCAACTTTACGGATTTCCAGTCCCTGGCCCTGCAGCCGGGGGCACGGGTGAGATACGCGGAGAACGCGGAGGACCTGGAGAAAGCTGACCTGATCATTCTGCCCGGCACCAAGAATACCATTGAAGACCTGATCGACCTGCGCAACCGGAAGATGGATGCGGCGATCATCCGCCATGCCCGCCACGGCGGGATGGTGATGGGAATCTGCGGCGGATACCAGATGCTCGGAAACGTGCTGCGGGATCCCGGTCATTCCGAGTCGCAGGTGCCGGAAGCAGCAGGACTTGGCCTGCTGGATATGGAAGTTGAATTTGAAAAGGAAAAGCGCACCGTCCAGGCAACAGCGACTGTTGAGTGTGGAACATGCTGGCCGGAAAAACTGAACGGGACGCGTGTGGACGGGTATGAGATCCACACGGGCAGGAACAGCTATGGCCCGGAAGCGTATCCCTGGCTGCGGATCGGCGGGGAGATAGACGGAGTTATGAACGCGCAGGGCAATGTGCTGGGTACCTACCTGCACGGGCTGTTTGACGACGGCCGTCTGTTTGCCGCAATAGCGGACAGGATCCGGGAACTGCGGGGCGATGCCGGAAAGGAACAGCAGCCTGTCAGCATGGAGGAATTCCGGGAAAGTGAGTTTGACCGGATTGCCGCCATTGTCCGTGAAAGTGTGGACATGGAGGCTGTATACCGGATCATACACGGGGAGGATGTCTCATGCGTTTCGGAATAG
- a CDS encoding bifunctional adenosylcobinamide kinase/adenosylcobinamide-phosphate guanylyltransferase: MKLYIGGAYQGQEELARQENPSAEIFPDFHERIRKAVLAEKQDPRAFAEQFCAEHPDAVVTANEVGAGVVPMAAEDRAFREAVGRALCVIAGKAEQVTRCTCGIGVRIK; encoded by the coding sequence GTGAAACTGTATATCGGCGGAGCGTACCAGGGCCAGGAGGAACTGGCGCGACAGGAGAATCCTTCCGCGGAGATCTTTCCGGATTTCCATGAGCGGATCCGGAAGGCTGTACTGGCGGAAAAACAGGATCCCAGGGCATTTGCGGAACAGTTCTGCGCAGAACATCCGGACGCGGTTGTCACAGCCAATGAAGTCGGGGCAGGTGTTGTGCCCATGGCCGCGGAAGACCGGGCATTCCGGGAAGCGGTCGGCCGCGCCCTGTGCGTGATCGCCGGGAAAGCGGAGCAGGTGACACGGTGCACCTGCGGGATCGGGGTGAGGATCAAATGA
- a CDS encoding adenosylcobinamide-GDP ribazoletransferase produces MRLIRSFLIAFSTYSRIPVPQVEWTEENRRYAMCFFPLIGAVLGLILWGWLALCDALRIGAFLRGAVAALLPLLVTGGIHMDGYMDVTDALASWQPKEKRLEILKDSHAGAFAVMGCAGYLLLSAALFSEARAADGLKLLCVFVLSRTLSALALTIFRNARPQGMLDDFSRTAQRRMILVSGMIYGIVCVAIWGLTGGWLALICPAAAALCLLYYRHMAYKQFGGVTGDLAGWFLQVTELALAAVVVMGGKLL; encoded by the coding sequence ATGCGTTTGATCCGTTCTTTCCTGATCGCGTTTTCCACCTATTCCCGGATTCCGGTTCCTCAGGTGGAGTGGACAGAGGAAAACCGGCGCTATGCTATGTGCTTCTTTCCGCTTATCGGAGCGGTGCTGGGACTGATCCTGTGGGGATGGCTGGCCCTGTGTGACGCGCTGCGGATCGGTGCTTTCCTGCGCGGCGCGGTCGCGGCGCTCCTGCCGCTGCTTGTGACAGGCGGGATCCACATGGACGGGTATATGGACGTGACGGACGCGCTGGCCTCCTGGCAGCCAAAGGAAAAACGGCTGGAGATCCTGAAGGACAGCCATGCCGGTGCCTTCGCGGTGATGGGCTGCGCCGGATACCTGCTGCTTTCCGCGGCACTGTTCAGCGAGGCGCGGGCGGCTGACGGGCTGAAACTGCTCTGCGTGTTTGTGCTGTCCCGGACGCTGAGCGCCCTGGCGCTGACGATCTTCCGGAACGCGCGCCCGCAGGGCATGCTGGACGACTTTTCCAGGACCGCACAGCGGCGGATGATCCTGGTGAGCGGCATGATCTATGGAATTGTATGTGTCGCCATCTGGGGGCTGACAGGCGGCTGGCTTGCGCTGATCTGCCCGGCGGCAGCCGCTCTCTGCCTGCTGTATTACCGGCATATGGCCTATAAACAGTTCGGCGGCGTGACCGGAGACCTGGCAGGCTGGTTCCTGCAGGTTACGGAGCTGGCGCTGGCGGCGGTGGTTGTGATGGGAGGGAAACTGCTGTGA